The nucleotide window CGCTCGCCGGGCGCGGGCCGGCCGACCCCGTGCTGAGTCCCGGAATCGATGGCGTGGCCGCCGCAGCCGGGGGCGCGAACTCCGCCTTCAGCGTGTCGAGGTAGGCCCGCTGGAGCTGGCGCCGCAGCGGGTCGATCTTGGGCGCATCGGCCTTCAGTTCCGAGAACACCCCGTCCTGAATGTCGGCGACCAGTTCCGCCGCGGTGTAGGCCTTCTCGGGGGCGAGCAGTTCCGCGTCCGTCAGGCGTGCGAGCCGGACGGGGCTGAGCAGGCTGCGCAGCAGCAGCCGCTGCTGGTTCGAGACGTCCGAACCGGTCCCGCTGAACTTGAACTGGTTCACCAGCCCCGGGGCCAGCAGCTTGGTCGGCGTGGTAAACGCGTGGTCGAGCAGGAACTTCACTGCCTCCTTCTGCTTCTCCTTCGACACGCGCGAGAACGCCTCCCCGCCGCGGCCGCCGAGCGTCCGGCTCTCGACCACCCCGCCCACCTGTTTCGCCACCGCGCCGAACCACCCCAGCCGGGCCTGGAGCATGTCGCCGTACACCTCCTCAAGCAGCGAGTAGTCCTCGCCCTTCTCCGTGGTCGCCGCGAGCAGGTGCCCCGCGACGCGGTCGAGGTTCTTCAGCCCCAGCGCGGTCACCTGGACCGGGTCGCTGCCGATGTTCTCGGTCAGCACCGTCGGGTCCACGGACGACGGGCCGTCTTCGCCGCCGAACCGCAGGAACGGGTTGGTGAGCTGCTTCGCGGCCCACTCGTCGAGCGTCTTGCGCTCCTCGTCCGGGGTCTTCGCGGACGGGATCGGCTTGTACCCCCACTCGATGGCGAAGTAGTCGTACGGCGCGAGCTTCGGCAGCAGGTGCTTGGGGTCCACCTTGTCCTCGGGCTGCGCGACGTAGTTGCACCGGCCGTAGGACATGATCGACGCCACGCTCCCGTGCTCGGCGCAGAACTTCGGGTCGCGGAGCTGGCTCACGGAGTACGCCTGGCTGGCGCGGTGGTTGTGCCGCAGCCCGATCGTGTGCCCGACCTCGTGGGCGCACACGTACCGGATCATGGCCCCGGTGGTCTCGTCGGGGAGCGGGAACTTGCGGGCCTTCGGGTCCACCGCCGAGCACTGCACGAAGTACCACGTCTGGCAGGTCTTCACGATGTCGTGCCAGAAGATGATGTGGGCCGAGATCACCTCGCCGGACCGCGGGTCGTGGACGTGCGGCCCCATCGCGTTCTGCACCGGCTCGGCCACCCAGCGGATCACCGAGTGTCGCGCGTCCTCGGGGTCGAAGTTGGGGTCCTCGGCGCGGGTCGGCACGTCCCGGCACACGATC belongs to Gemmata obscuriglobus and includes:
- a CDS encoding zinc-dependent metalloprotease — its product is MRTRLASAGFVAALALLTSRADTAGAKQPAPPPRSVSKLGDLKKYDDVITKDFTTSPGVFAVHRHEDKLYFEIPQDKQGRLLLWRAEVAKGPGGGMGGSWGGADLGHTVLKFERRGNKMYLWKVGFSKRSDGKAVQAAIDASATDAIVAVFNVECEGKDRAAVVNVSDTFILGLTDLPITRAAGVSGASVDSSRSYLSEVKAFPSNIEARATITFRASGGGSPFGAPGLGGGARSVTALVHHSLVLLPEAPMQGRLFDPRVGYFTEEFADYAHPKNWAVSREYITRFRLEKKNPNDAVSEVVKPITFYLSKEIPEKWRSYMKQGVEDWAPAFEKAGFKNAIVCRDVPTRAEDPNFDPEDARHSVIRWVAEPVQNAMGPHVHDPRSGEVISAHIIFWHDIVKTCQTWYFVQCSAVDPKARKFPLPDETTGAMIRYVCAHEVGHTIGLRHNHRASQAYSVSQLRDPKFCAEHGSVASIMSYGRCNYVAQPEDKVDPKHLLPKLAPYDYFAIEWGYKPIPSAKTPDEERKTLDEWAAKQLTNPFLRFGGEDGPSSVDPTVLTENIGSDPVQVTALGLKNLDRVAGHLLAATTEKGEDYSLLEEVYGDMLQARLGWFGAVAKQVGGVVESRTLGGRGGEAFSRVSKEKQKEAVKFLLDHAFTTPTKLLAPGLVNQFKFSGTGSDVSNQQRLLLRSLLSPVRLARLTDAELLAPEKAYTAAELVADIQDGVFSELKADAPKIDPLRRQLQRAYLDTLKAEFAPPAAAATPSIPGLSTGSAGPRPASELRAVARQSLAKLGEQLEAAEGKAQDPLTVAHIADLRSEIVALLAADKKK